One window from the genome of Flavobacterium agricola encodes:
- a CDS encoding TolC family protein: MKKLYIFITTLALGSFTSYAQELLTIKDAVAIALSQNYDIQLSQNDKNITAESVSIGAAGFLPNLTANLTQNNSVMNSEQTQSSGVVRSLKNAKNNNLSYGVSLGWTVFDGLDMFKRYDILKETDNFQEAQFKQAVLETISLVMVNYYNIVEQTNVHKALESVKEISLERYNIAEARFKIGKASKLEVLNAQVNLNEDESNLIRQVNTIQSLKIQLNRLLARELATNFEVEKEMSYDELLTYTDLYETAMQQNPEIMKIEISRRLAELNLQQVKAKRYPTVRVNAGYNFNESESSLGFTTHANSHGFNYGLAVSMNLFDGLTQHRNERIAKINIESMDLRVKNQNEQLSTLLLTAFNNFQTFQSLVKVEENNVGLAKNSLDITNDKFKIGTVSSVEFRDSQENYINAVSRYNAALLDTKLAEIELKQIMGKLDI; this comes from the coding sequence ATGAAAAAGCTATATATATTTATAACAACGCTTGCTTTGGGTAGCTTTACAAGTTACGCGCAAGAATTGTTAACCATAAAAGATGCCGTAGCAATTGCTTTAAGCCAAAACTACGACATTCAATTATCTCAAAACGACAAAAATATTACTGCCGAAAGCGTGAGCATTGGTGCTGCAGGTTTTTTACCCAATCTAACAGCCAATTTAACGCAAAATAACAGCGTAATGAATTCTGAACAAACGCAATCTAGCGGCGTAGTTCGATCACTTAAAAATGCTAAAAATAACAATTTAAGTTACGGAGTAAGTTTAGGTTGGACCGTTTTTGACGGATTGGACATGTTTAAACGCTATGATATTTTAAAAGAAACCGACAACTTTCAGGAAGCACAATTTAAGCAAGCGGTGCTTGAAACCATTTCGTTGGTTATGGTAAATTATTACAATATTGTTGAGCAAACCAATGTACATAAAGCGTTAGAATCGGTTAAAGAAATATCGCTAGAACGTTATAACATTGCCGAAGCGCGTTTTAAAATTGGTAAAGCTTCTAAGCTTGAAGTTTTAAACGCTCAAGTTAATTTAAACGAAGATGAATCAAATTTAATACGTCAGGTAAATACCATTCAATCATTAAAAATTCAATTAAATAGATTGTTAGCTCGTGAATTAGCTACTAATTTTGAAGTTGAAAAAGAAATGAGCTACGACGAGCTGTTAACCTACACCGATTTGTACGAAACGGCAATGCAGCAAAATCCAGAAATCATGAAGATTGAAATTAGCCGTCGTTTAGCCGAATTAAATTTGCAACAAGTTAAAGCAAAACGTTATCCAACTGTTCGAGTAAATGCCGGATATAATTTTAATGAATCTGAATCGAGCCTTGGGTTTACCACCCACGCCAATTCGCACGGATTTAATTACGGCTTGGCTGTTTCTATGAATTTGTTTGACGGATTAACCCAACATCGTAACGAACGCATTGCTAAAATAAATATTGAAAGCATGGATTTACGAGTTAAAAACCAAAACGAACAGCTTTCTACTTTGTTGTTAACTGCGTTTAATAATTTTCAAACCTTTCAATCTTTGGTTAAAGTTGAAGAAAATAACGTTGGCTTGGCTAAAAATAGTTTAGATATTACCAACGATAAGTTTAAAATCGGAACGGTAAGCTCGGTAGAATTTAGAGATTCACAAGAAAACTACATCAACGCTGTTTCCCGTTACAATGCTGCCTTATTAGATACCAAATTAGCAGAAATTGAACTGAAGCAAATTATGGGTAAATTAGATATTTAA
- a CDS encoding DUF3748 domain-containing protein produces MIFLFHNMQAQQLTFGLYGHTLHHTQIQSHNGQYLVYDSRNDDTQIASTQTIEVLQLESLATQVIYRCNPAGVYGPGVGAATFSPQQLQTLFIHGIKNASPSNPYSMTRRTGVSIFLNNPGHPIYMDARNIYEPFTAGALRGGTHAHAWHPNGNLISFTYNDFVLEHATHRNADRDLRSVGVMFPQSVSVFKDEEGENNSGEMFAVLVSEVVNQAQPNTDEIEKAFDECWLGSLRKLAFQGHVRDAKGKLQSEIFIVDLPDNLSQAGAHPLQGTATTRCGVPLGTKQYRITHTPNGISNFRHWLRSNSSGTLVYFLMEDDLGCTQLFQVAIASQKIKQLSFHDSGIHSPFNVHVDAKNAVYLQHQSLVLLDLETGQSNVLFESTADIQLTGIPHFCNHSNTIYFNAYVKYNTASYIQIFRITY; encoded by the coding sequence TTGATTTTTTTATTTCACAACATGCAAGCACAACAACTTACTTTTGGCTTATATGGGCACACGTTGCATCATACCCAAATTCAATCGCACAACGGACAATATTTGGTTTACGATTCTCGTAATGATGATACGCAGATTGCCAGCACCCAAACCATAGAAGTTTTACAGCTAGAAAGTTTAGCAACCCAAGTAATTTACCGTTGTAATCCGGCTGGTGTTTACGGTCCTGGGGTTGGTGCAGCAACCTTTTCTCCTCAACAATTGCAAACCTTGTTTATACACGGTATAAAAAATGCTTCACCTAGTAATCCGTATAGCATGACGCGCCGTACCGGGGTTAGTATTTTTTTAAATAATCCTGGGCACCCTATTTACATGGATGCACGTAATATTTACGAACCTTTTACAGCTGGTGCTTTACGTGGCGGCACGCATGCGCACGCTTGGCATCCAAATGGAAATTTAATATCGTTTACGTACAATGATTTTGTTTTAGAACATGCAACGCATAGAAATGCTGATCGCGATTTGCGTTCGGTTGGTGTTATGTTTCCTCAATCGGTTTCTGTTTTTAAAGATGAAGAAGGAGAAAATAATTCGGGAGAAATGTTTGCTGTTTTAGTTTCTGAAGTTGTTAATCAGGCGCAACCAAATACTGACGAAATCGAAAAAGCTTTTGACGAATGTTGGTTGGGTAGTTTGCGTAAACTTGCTTTTCAGGGGCATGTTCGTGATGCAAAAGGTAAATTACAATCCGAAATTTTTATTGTTGATTTACCAGATAACTTATCGCAAGCCGGAGCGCATCCTTTACAAGGAACTGCAACCACGCGTTGTGGTGTTCCTTTAGGAACCAAGCAATACCGAATTACGCATACGCCCAACGGAATATCTAATTTTAGACATTGGTTGCGTAGCAATTCATCTGGTACCCTTGTTTATTTTTTAATGGAAGATGATTTAGGATGTACACAATTGTTTCAAGTTGCAATTGCAAGTCAAAAAATAAAGCAATTATCTTTTCATGATTCTGGCATTCATTCGCCTTTTAATGTGCATGTTGATGCTAAAAATGCTGTTTATTTACAGCATCAAAGTTTGGTGTTGTTAGATTTAGAAACCGGGCAAAGCAACGTGCTTTTTGAATCTACTGCCGATATTCAGTTAACTGGGATTCCGCATTTTTGCAACCATTCTAACACCATTTATTTTAATGCTTATGTAAAGTATAATACGGCAAGTTATATTCAAATATTTCGAATAACATATTAA
- a CDS encoding Na/Pi cotransporter family protein, protein MQTLHTVIIIISAITLFIFGLQSFSKEIESFGIENLQRWIKKMTNLPLGGFILGGAVTAVIQSSTLVSSLTVSLVDSGIISFRDSLMILLGTNIGTTSTGWIVSYQSDMFGPALIVLGTLISMAPSRIAVAGKSIFYFGFIFFALNLISISMEPIKNDPMLLQIMEKATNPILGIIYGIIITIIIQSSSVVVGLVIVLVSQGVVPLNAAIAIVVGANIGTTSTALLVSLKLSPMSKLVAASATGFNIIGVLIMLPFFGVLEQFARYLTDSHALQVAAAFTASNTFTSVFFLIFFKPTLKLLQKTDWYKDGMQSIEQNKISSQNPEAI, encoded by the coding sequence ATGCAAACTTTGCATACCGTAATTATTATTATTTCGGCAATCACATTATTTATTTTTGGCTTACAAAGCTTTAGTAAAGAAATTGAAAGCTTTGGTATTGAAAACTTACAACGATGGATTAAAAAAATGACAAACTTACCGTTAGGTGGTTTTATTTTAGGCGGAGCCGTAACAGCAGTTATTCAATCCAGCACTTTGGTTTCTTCATTAACCGTTTCGTTAGTAGATTCAGGCATTATTTCATTTCGAGATAGCTTAATGATTTTATTAGGAACCAACATTGGTACAACTTCAACCGGATGGATTGTTTCGTATCAATCCGATATGTTTGGTCCAGCCTTAATTGTTTTAGGTACCTTAATAAGTATGGCACCGAGCCGAATCGCAGTGGCAGGAAAATCTATTTTTTACTTCGGTTTTATCTTTTTTGCTTTAAACCTAATAAGCATTTCTATGGAACCAATTAAAAATGATCCGATGTTGTTGCAAATTATGGAAAAAGCAACCAATCCGATATTAGGAATCATTTACGGAATCATTATTACGATTATCATTCAATCGAGTTCGGTTGTTGTTGGTTTAGTAATTGTTTTGGTTTCACAAGGCGTAGTTCCGTTAAATGCTGCTATTGCAATTGTTGTTGGTGCTAACATTGGTACAACCTCAACAGCATTATTGGTTTCTTTAAAATTATCGCCCATGTCCAAATTAGTTGCAGCTTCGGCAACAGGATTTAACATTATTGGCGTATTAATTATGTTACCATTTTTTGGCGTTTTAGAACAATTTGCAAGATATTTAACAGACAGCCATGCGTTGCAAGTTGCTGCTGCATTTACGGCGTCAAACACCTTTACCTCAGTTTTCTTTTTAATATTCTTTAAACCAACCTTAAAGTTGTTACAAAAAACAGACTGGTATAAAGATGGGATGCAAAGCATTGAACAAAACAAGATAAGCAGCCAAAATCCGGAAGCGATATAA
- a CDS encoding DUF2891 domain-containing protein, whose amino-acid sequence MNFKAFTFIFCLLLLSCNTKNDMQINNNLAKYQPLALGEEQAQKIMALPMHCLLVEYPNKLGQVLNEASELKSPKALRPVFYGCFDWHSSVHGYWSIITLLKQFPEMDADSKIAAVLNQQITPENVQVEIDFFNQPHNKSFERTYGWAWFLKLQQALQTWDNPQAQQWHKTLQPLEEIIVTRYTDYLQKLVYPIRTGTHDNSAFSLALLHEYATTTNNEILLQTIKDFALKQYGNDVNCPIAYEPSGHDFLSPCLQEAWLMSKILDTDAYRTWLKQFMSSLFNSEFDLQVAQVADRTDGHLVHLDGLNFSRATCLFEIANKLPELQHLKPLGAKHFNAAFPNISDDDYMGSHWLGTFALQALQAQ is encoded by the coding sequence ATGAATTTTAAAGCTTTTACTTTTATATTTTGTTTGCTTTTATTGTCGTGTAACACCAAGAATGACATGCAAATTAACAATAATTTAGCAAAATACCAACCCCTTGCATTAGGGGAGGAACAAGCTCAAAAAATTATGGCTTTGCCGATGCATTGCCTTTTGGTTGAATACCCAAATAAGTTAGGTCAGGTTTTAAATGAAGCAAGCGAATTAAAATCGCCCAAAGCATTGCGTCCGGTTTTTTACGGATGTTTTGATTGGCATTCATCCGTTCATGGTTATTGGAGCATAATTACGCTTTTAAAACAATTTCCGGAAATGGATGCAGATAGTAAAATAGCTGCTGTTTTAAACCAGCAAATAACGCCTGAAAATGTGCAAGTTGAAATTGATTTTTTTAATCAACCGCATAATAAATCGTTTGAGCGTACTTATGGCTGGGCTTGGTTTTTAAAATTGCAACAAGCATTACAAACCTGGGATAATCCGCAAGCGCAACAATGGCATAAAACTTTACAACCTCTAGAAGAAATTATTGTTACCCGATATACCGATTATTTACAGAAATTGGTTTATCCGATTCGTACAGGTACTCATGATAATTCGGCTTTTAGCTTGGCTTTGTTGCATGAATATGCCACAACTACAAATAACGAAATCTTATTGCAAACCATTAAGGATTTTGCTTTAAAACAATACGGTAATGATGTTAATTGCCCAATTGCTTACGAACCAAGCGGACATGATTTTTTATCACCTTGCTTACAAGAAGCTTGGCTTATGAGCAAAATTTTAGATACGGATGCGTACCGAACTTGGTTAAAGCAGTTTATGTCTAGCTTATTTAATTCGGAATTTGATTTACAAGTTGCACAAGTTGCCGATCGTACCGATGGCCATTTGGTACATTTAGATGGATTGAACTTTAGCCGTGCCACGTGTTTGTTTGAAATTGCAAATAAGTTGCCCGAATTGCAACATTTAAAACCATTAGGAGCCAAGCATTTTAATGCTGCTTTTCCAAATATTTCTGATGATGATTATATGGGCAGCCATTGGTTAGGTACTTTTGCATTGCAAGCTTTGCAAGCACAATAA
- a CDS encoding TonB-dependent receptor plug domain-containing protein — protein sequence MKFKKAGIILLATYNIGAQAQNNQATNLDEIVISENRLELPFSQTARNIQVITAKQISELPVRSVNEVLGLIGGVDLRQRGPFGTQADVSIDGGSFEQTLILLNGVKVSDAQTAHHSLNLPVALDAIERIEVLKGPAARIYGINTLTGAINIVTKKAKENNLYANIYSGSSFKSKDENDGNGIYWGGGLQLTGTLAREKSNHLFALNTDQYNGHRYNTAAEIYRGFYQGNFDVSDKSELNVMLGQIFNKFGANGFYAAPGDKESEEVVNTSFASVGMTYKINDRLFIKPRISNRYNEDDYRYFRHNLASARSLHYTNVVNAEVNASYLTNFGTFGLGWESRWEQINSSNIGSHKRNNHGFYVEYKTIIAEKLFVNAGGYANYNSDYGWEFFPGVDAAYQFLPNFKLGLNVGSSQRVPSFTDLYLNQRPGNIGNPNLNSEKAWQYEANIRYNKKQWHAQAGYFYRNISDFIDWIRTDSSEPYQPFNAAKNKIHGVNFQVRNVFTLNNASKIQASVSYNYLKPEEMVMNNGLTSKYVVESLKHQAIATVNYSYKNWYVQGTYKYQKRELRNGYDITNFRLGYNLDKLGIYGDFTNVFDKQYREIAATPMPGRWFVLGAKYRLK from the coding sequence ATGAAATTTAAAAAAGCAGGAATTATTTTATTAGCTACCTACAATATCGGCGCACAAGCTCAAAATAATCAGGCAACCAATTTAGACGAAATTGTTATCTCTGAAAATAGATTAGAATTACCATTTAGCCAAACGGCACGAAACATTCAGGTTATTACTGCCAAACAAATTAGCGAACTTCCGGTGCGTAGCGTAAACGAAGTTTTAGGTTTAATTGGCGGAGTTGATTTAAGACAGCGCGGCCCATTTGGTACGCAAGCTGATGTGAGCATTGATGGCGGAAGTTTTGAACAAACCTTAATTTTATTAAACGGTGTTAAAGTTTCTGATGCACAAACGGCACACCATTCCTTAAACTTACCTGTAGCATTAGATGCGATTGAACGTATTGAAGTGCTTAAAGGGCCAGCAGCACGTATTTACGGAATTAATACCTTAACCGGAGCTATTAATATTGTTACTAAAAAGGCAAAAGAAAACAACTTATATGCCAATATATATTCGGGAAGTTCTTTTAAATCGAAAGATGAGAACGATGGAAATGGTATTTACTGGGGCGGTGGCTTGCAACTTACCGGAACTTTAGCTCGCGAAAAAAGCAATCATTTATTTGCTTTAAATACCGATCAGTATAACGGCCATCGCTACAATACGGCAGCCGAAATTTATCGCGGTTTTTATCAAGGTAATTTTGACGTTTCTGACAAAAGCGAATTAAACGTTATGTTAGGTCAAATTTTTAACAAATTTGGTGCAAATGGTTTTTACGCAGCACCGGGTGATAAAGAATCGGAAGAAGTTGTAAATACATCGTTTGCTAGCGTGGGTATGACCTACAAAATAAACGATCGATTATTTATTAAACCTCGAATTTCAAACCGTTACAACGAAGACGATTACCGCTATTTTAGACATAATCTAGCAAGTGCACGTTCTTTACATTATACCAATGTTGTAAATGCGGAAGTTAACGCAAGCTATTTAACCAATTTCGGAACCTTTGGTTTAGGATGGGAAAGCCGTTGGGAACAAATAAACAGTTCTAACATTGGTTCTCACAAACGCAACAACCACGGTTTTTATGTAGAATATAAAACCATTATTGCTGAAAAATTATTTGTAAATGCAGGTGGATATGCCAATTACAATTCAGATTATGGCTGGGAATTTTTTCCTGGGGTTGATGCAGCTTATCAGTTTCTTCCAAACTTTAAATTGGGGCTTAACGTAGGTTCAAGTCAACGCGTACCGTCGTTTACTGATTTGTATTTAAATCAACGTCCAGGAAACATTGGAAATCCCAATTTAAATAGCGAAAAAGCATGGCAGTACGAGGCTAACATTCGTTACAACAAAAAACAATGGCACGCCCAAGCAGGTTATTTTTACCGAAATATTTCTGATTTTATTGATTGGATTAGAACCGACAGCAGCGAACCGTACCAACCGTTTAACGCGGCGAAAAACAAAATTCACGGCGTAAATTTTCAGGTTCGAAATGTTTTTACTCTTAATAACGCATCTAAAATTCAAGCCAGCGTAAGTTACAATTATTTAAAGCCTGAAGAAATGGTGATGAATAATGGACTTACCTCTAAATATGTGGTTGAAAGTTTAAAACATCAAGCCATTGCAACGGTAAATTATTCATATAAAAATTGGTATGTGCAAGGTACGTACAAATACCAAAAACGTGAATTAAGAAACGGATACGATATTACAAACTTCCGTTTAGGTTACAATTTAGATAAACTAGGAATCTATGGTGATTTTACTAATGTATTTGATAAACAATATCGCGAAATTGCTGCAACTCCAATGCCAGGGCGTTGGTTTGTTTTAGGCGCTAAATATAGATTGAAATAA
- a CDS encoding aminotransferase-like domain-containing protein has protein sequence MSSPVKLNFKQVITYQVGSATPIYLQLAQQFINAIQRSWLEPGVKLPGSRILAENLGLHRKTIIAALQELESQGWILVKPNVGTFVILPQATELLKNKITSFSSLSAYPEKAGFTFKTSDLLALEPIQQQPNDLICTDGTPDLRLSYFKNLTQGYSATLKRKSTPNKLGDLHHENKYFKNQLTNFLNGTRGLHILPDNVLITRSTEMSLFILAQTILQPNDVVVVAQLSYYKANMIFQQIGAKLQTIPVDEQGLSVDALKQLLKKQKIRAVYITPQHHYPTTVTLSADRRLALLSLAETYGFVIIEDDYDYDFQYDKSAMLPLASADVQGMVVYTGTFGKALFPNFRTGFIVAPKNVIQEARKYLHIIDPQGDVVLENVLAELIEEGDMHRYLKKSIKEYQARRDFVVQFINDHLSEWIAVNVPNGGLALWFTFKQPVVLQQLTSFFKQKKIVLPRFVQYQNQKITALRFGFGHLNTEELTQVLMAFVLFFEQEKN, from the coding sequence ATGAGTAGTCCGGTAAAATTAAATTTTAAACAAGTTATTACTTATCAAGTTGGTAGTGCTACGCCTATTTATTTACAACTTGCGCAACAATTTATTAATGCCATTCAGCGTAGTTGGTTAGAACCTGGTGTTAAGTTGCCCGGTTCCAGGATTTTAGCCGAAAACTTAGGCTTGCATCGTAAAACCATTATTGCTGCTTTGCAAGAATTAGAATCGCAAGGTTGGATTTTGGTTAAACCTAATGTCGGAACCTTTGTTATTTTACCACAAGCAACCGAGTTGTTAAAAAATAAAATAACATCTTTTAGTTCGTTATCTGCTTATCCTGAAAAGGCTGGGTTTACATTTAAAACCTCTGATTTACTTGCGTTAGAACCCATTCAGCAGCAACCCAATGATTTAATTTGTACCGATGGCACGCCCGATTTGCGTTTGTCGTATTTTAAAAACCTAACTCAAGGATATAGCGCTACGTTAAAACGAAAATCAACCCCAAATAAATTAGGCGATTTGCATCATGAAAATAAATATTTTAAAAATCAGTTAACCAATTTTTTAAATGGCACGCGCGGTTTACATATTTTACCTGATAATGTACTAATAACCCGAAGTACAGAAATGAGCTTGTTTATATTGGCTCAAACTATTTTACAACCAAACGATGTTGTGGTGGTTGCCCAATTAAGTTATTACAAGGCTAATATGATATTTCAGCAAATAGGAGCCAAGTTACAAACCATTCCGGTTGATGAACAAGGTTTATCTGTTGATGCATTAAAGCAACTACTAAAAAAACAAAAAATTAGAGCGGTTTATATTACCCCGCAACACCATTATCCAACAACAGTTACATTAAGTGCAGATCGTAGGTTGGCCTTATTGTCGTTGGCAGAAACCTACGGGTTTGTAATTATTGAAGATGATTACGATTATGATTTTCAGTATGATAAATCGGCTATGTTACCATTAGCCAGTGCCGATGTTCAGGGCATGGTGGTTTATACCGGAACTTTTGGTAAAGCTTTGTTTCCGAATTTTAGAACCGGATTTATTGTTGCGCCAAAAAATGTAATTCAAGAAGCTCGGAAATATTTACATATTATAGATCCGCAGGGTGATGTGGTTTTAGAAAATGTTTTAGCTGAATTGATTGAAGAAGGGGATATGCACCGATATTTAAAAAAATCGATTAAAGAATACCAAGCCCGACGTGATTTTGTAGTACAATTTATAAACGATCATTTATCAGAATGGATTGCTGTAAACGTGCCTAACGGTGGTTTGGCTTTATGGTTTACATTTAAACAACCAGTGGTTTTGCAGCAATTAACTTCTTTTTTTAAGCAGAAAAAAATTGTTTTACCTCGCTTTGTGCAATATCAAAATCAAAAAATAACAGCTTTGCGTTTTGGCTTTGGACATTTAAATACGGAAGAATTAACTCAGGTTTTAATGGCTTTTGTGCTTTTTTTTGAACAAGAAAAGAATTAG
- a CDS encoding DUF6642 family protein: MNSSKNVFCLELLEQADAYQNSLVLPWLEQMALHYNITNVYQAFEDIEDFETCLHILLREDKNYKAYNLLYFVVPGANNQIEINNYFYSFEEVAELFEGKLQDKIVHFANTFALDIDEEDAQYFLDITGALGLSGYGFKAPVLSTALDGFYFNLCQTYHDPVALVENLFEQKYTLCKALDFRFYY; encoded by the coding sequence ATGAATTCTTCTAAAAATGTTTTTTGTCTTGAACTTTTAGAACAAGCCGATGCATACCAAAATAGCTTGGTTTTACCTTGGCTAGAACAAATGGCGTTGCATTACAACATTACAAATGTTTATCAGGCTTTTGAAGATATCGAAGATTTTGAAACATGTTTGCATATTTTATTACGAGAAGATAAAAATTACAAGGCATACAACCTGCTATATTTTGTGGTTCCTGGCGCTAACAATCAAATAGAAATTAACAATTACTTTTACAGCTTTGAAGAAGTTGCCGAACTTTTTGAAGGCAAGCTGCAAGACAAAATTGTACATTTTGCCAATACGTTTGCTTTAGATATTGATGAAGAAGATGCACAATATTTTTTAGATATTACTGGAGCACTCGGGCTTTCGGGCTACGGATTTAAAGCCCCGGTATTAAGCACCGCGTTAGATGGGTTTTATTTTAATTTGTGCCAAACGTACCACGATCCGGTAGCATTGGTTGAAAACTTGTTTGAACAAAAATATACATTATGCAAAGCGCTCGATTTTAGGTTTTATTACTAA
- a CDS encoding metallophosphoesterase family protein → MAIVKNMVDAGHAIALMGNHEYNAICFNTLHPDGGYLRAHDIKNISQHYQTLNQFKNNQALYDEYIAWFKTLPLFYENEAFCAVHASWDFDSIAFLKQHVVHASLSEEQLIASAQFESPYYLAIEKILKGSEIKLPEGYAFQDKDGNARQVIRTKWWLNPKGLTYKEFSVIPMTNLPEVAVAYEDEVYYNEKHKPVFFGHYWLQGTPSLIRENICCLDYSVAKKGHLVAYTYQSEQQLTPKNLTFV, encoded by the coding sequence TTGGCTATTGTAAAAAATATGGTGGATGCCGGCCATGCAATTGCCTTAATGGGAAACCACGAATACAATGCCATTTGTTTTAATACCTTGCATCCGGATGGTGGCTATTTACGAGCGCATGATATAAAAAATATTAGCCAGCATTACCAAACCTTGAATCAATTCAAAAATAATCAAGCGCTGTATGATGAATATATTGCTTGGTTTAAAACGTTACCTTTGTTTTATGAAAATGAAGCGTTTTGCGCCGTTCATGCTTCTTGGGATTTTGATAGCATTGCTTTTTTAAAACAGCATGTAGTACATGCATCTTTAAGTGAAGAACAACTAATAGCTTCTGCACAATTCGAATCTCCGTATTACTTAGCCATAGAAAAAATTTTAAAAGGCTCTGAAATTAAGTTACCCGAAGGTTATGCGTTTCAGGATAAAGATGGCAATGCACGCCAAGTAATAAGAACCAAATGGTGGTTAAATCCGAAAGGATTAACTTATAAAGAATTTAGCGTAATTCCGATGACAAATTTGCCCGAAGTTGCCGTTGCTTACGAAGATGAAGTTTATTACAACGAAAAACATAAACCAGTTTTTTTTGGACATTATTGGTTGCAAGGTACACCAAGTTTAATTCGCGAAAACATTTGTTGTTTAGATTATAGCGTAGCAAAAAAAGGCCATTTGGTAGCTTATACGTACCAAAGCGAACAACAACTTACCCCGAAAAATTTGACTTTTGTTTAG
- a CDS encoding putative periplasmic lipoprotein yields MKKLLLIFSTALLLFACSSDDNSGTQVANLTPPDWILGDWRYLVNEGNGSQLTQNGLNFLFNDVCEVYSTNVVCFKSTYGNEPGFSFTEYHKNDSEYKFSYTVGDQTKTYSFVRLDGNKIRQSEGVDYDNAILEKI; encoded by the coding sequence ATGAAAAAACTGTTATTGATTTTTAGTACAGCTTTACTTTTATTCGCTTGTTCTTCTGATGATAATTCAGGTACACAAGTTGCAAACTTAACACCGCCAGATTGGATTTTAGGCGATTGGAGGTATTTGGTTAACGAAGGAAATGGTTCGCAATTAACACAAAATGGATTAAATTTTTTATTTAATGATGTTTGCGAAGTTTATTCAACAAATGTTGTTTGTTTTAAAAGCACGTACGGAAATGAACCTGGATTTTCTTTTACAGAATATCATAAAAACGATTCAGAATATAAGTTTTCATACACAGTAGGAGATCAAACAAAAACGTATTCATTTGTGCGTTTAGATGGTAACAAAATTCGTCAGTCAGAAGGCGTAGATTATGACAATGCAATTTTAGAGAAAATATAA